One window from the genome of Candidatus Afararchaeum irisae encodes:
- a CDS encoding nucleoside recognition protein: protein MESIVELVLTRVVPRVLKIALLIGVGVSLANIAVEFGAVKRIASVARPITKAANLPEEVGTAILATAASTTAGYGMLAEYRESGKIDDTETLIAVSINTFFGFTQHILTFYAPVLIPILGLKVGLMYVGARAAISLSITSVGIAAGALLLSDVSRENETEVTGSKVDTDAGTDTDTDTDTDVDDDTRTPKEKTREALGSSASTLRSILPRLAVIYTVVVVLTQNYDVRSLTSFGQPIAEVTGLPSESIPVIAVYAIDTTSGSLTLAPMLDTAFTPRQAVATMLIGGIVSFAVTTFRRSIPFQYGIWGAKFGSKVIILNTTLKVIFISLTVALLLY from the coding sequence GTGGAGTCGATAGTCGAACTCGTACTCACGAGGGTTGTTCCACGTGTTCTCAAGATAGCCCTTCTGATAGGCGTAGGAGTGTCTCTCGCTAACATAGCCGTCGAGTTCGGTGCCGTAAAACGCATAGCATCGGTGGCGCGTCCCATAACTAAGGCGGCGAACCTCCCCGAGGAAGTCGGAACCGCTATACTCGCCACCGCCGCCTCTACGACTGCTGGCTACGGAATGCTCGCCGAGTACCGCGAGTCGGGGAAGATAGACGACACGGAGACGCTGATCGCTGTCAGTATAAATACCTTCTTCGGCTTCACACAGCATATACTCACTTTCTACGCCCCAGTTCTGATACCTATACTCGGTCTCAAGGTGGGGCTGATGTACGTCGGGGCGCGTGCGGCGATCAGCCTCTCGATTACATCTGTCGGAATCGCAGCGGGAGCACTCCTCCTTTCCGATGTATCTCGGGAGAACGAGACAGAGGTCACTGGTTCGAAAGTAGATACCGACGCTGGCACTGACACCGACACAGACACCGACACCGATGTCGACGACGACACGAGGACACCCAAAGAAAAAACACGCGAAGCCCTCGGATCGAGTGCCTCGACACTCAGGAGTATACTCCCTCGTCTCGCGGTGATCTATACCGTAGTCGTCGTCTTGACTCAGAACTACGATGTCAGGTCTCTCACCTCTTTCGGACAGCCTATCGCCGAGGTCACGGGTCTCCCGAGCGAGAGTATTCCTGTTATAGCCGTCTATGCTATCGATACCACGAGCGGGAGTCTCACACTCGCGCCGATGCTCGATACCGCCTTCACGCCTAGGCAGGCGGTCGCGACTATGCTGATAGGCGGTATCGTCTCTTTTGCAGTCACGACATTCAGACGGTCGATCCCGTTCCAGTACGGTATCTGGGGAGCGAAGTTCGGCTCGAAGGTCATTATACTCAACACGACTCTCAAGGTGA